The proteins below are encoded in one region of Salmo salar chromosome ssa02, Ssal_v3.1, whole genome shotgun sequence:
- the LOC123730715 gene encoding ribonuclease H2 subunit A — MDLGEFEADNSVSCRLASAIPDVCKTEDCCLGIDEAGRGPVLGPMVYGICFCPVAKKEDLKDLKVADSKTLTEAQREDLFRKLDEAKSFVGWALQILSPNTISTSMLQRSKYNLNALSHDAAIGLVQFALDSGVQLKEVFVDTVGPAEKYQEKLSQRFPGVEVTVRPKADSLFPIVSAASICAKVARDHSVKDWNFPEALGEVDADYGSGYPNDPKTKAWLLKELDPVFGYPQFVRFSWSTTQTLLDSKAVTVHWDDDEEDGEKAAARQNNTSMLSYFKAGSKTSAQQSNTHQTHRFFTERRLQSLATL; from the exons ATGGATCTCGGTGAGTTTGAAGCAGACAACTCGGTGAGCTGTCGCCTGGCTTCAGCAATACCCGACGTCTGCAAGACAGAAGACTGCTGTTTGGGTATCGATGAAGCCGGCAGGGGGCCTGTACTGG GACCCATGGTCTACGGAATATGTTTCTGTCCCGTCGCCAAAAAGGAAGATCTGAAGGACTTAAAAGTGGCAG ACTCGAAGACATTgacagaggcacagagagaggatCTATTCCGCAAGCTGGACGAGGCCAAGAGCTTTGTAGGCTGGGCTCTTCAGATTCTCTCACCCAACACCATCTCTACCAGCATGCTGCAGAG GTCAAAATACAACCTGAATGCTCTCTCTCATGACGCAGCCATTGGCCTGGTACAGTTCGCCCTGGACAGCGGAGTACAGCTCAAAGAG GTGTTTGTGGACACGGTGGGTCCTGCAGAGAAGTACCAGGAGAAGCTGTCCCAGCGGTTCCCCGGGGTGGAAGTGACCGTACGACCCAAAGCTGACTCCCTCTTCCCCATAGTCAGTGCTGCCAGTATCTGTGCCAAG GTGGCCAGGGACCATTCAGTAAAAGACTGGAACTTTCCAGAAGCCCTAGGAGAGGTGGATGCAGACTACGGCTCCGGCTACCCCAACG ACCCGAAGACGAAGGCATGGCTGTTGAAAGAGCTTGACCCGGTGTTTGGCTACCCTCAGTTTGTCAGGTTCAGCTGGAGCACCACACAGACCCTGCTGGACAGCAAGGCTGTCACCGTACACTG ggatgatgatgaggaggatggggagaaggCTGCAGCCCGTCAGAACAACACCTCCATGCTCTCCTACTTCAAGGCAGGCTCCAAGACCTCCGCCCAGCAGAgcaacacacaccagacacaccgcTTCTTCACAGAGAGGAGACTGCAGAGCCTGGCCACACTCTGA